A genomic segment from uncultured Desulfuromonas sp. encodes:
- a CDS encoding RtcB family protein, with protein sequence MKPHHIFCDAPDTAVLDQFYAALRQDFAVCGALMPDAHLGYALPIGGVVATRDVVVPAWVGYDIGCGMCAVPTTFQPDGVRAQAKAIFQAIYESIPVGFHHNTHATAWDADHLSRSHFLNTLFVQNGLLQLGSLGSGNHFIEIGCDEEDTVWLIVHSGSRNLGHSVAGHYMALASGGKKARQGHDGLAVESADGRDYLMDLDFCLAFALENRHEIIRRVVRQVQHYCPGEANWGRLINRNHNHAEKKEELWIHRKGATHAEAGMMGVIPGNMRDGSFIVEGKGNPEALWSSSHGAGRILSRKAAKDQLNLNEFSRSMNGIVARVTQRTLDEAPEAYKDIFAVMDQQKDLVTVHCHVTPIINIKG encoded by the coding sequence ATGAAACCCCACCACATTTTTTGTGATGCACCGGATACAGCGGTTCTGGACCAGTTCTATGCGGCATTGCGTCAGGATTTTGCCGTCTGCGGTGCCCTGATGCCGGATGCCCATCTCGGCTATGCCCTGCCCATCGGCGGCGTTGTCGCCACACGGGATGTCGTCGTCCCAGCCTGGGTAGGCTACGATATCGGCTGCGGCATGTGTGCGGTGCCAACCACCTTTCAACCGGATGGGGTTCGCGCCCAGGCCAAAGCCATTTTCCAGGCCATCTATGAGTCGATTCCCGTCGGCTTCCATCACAATACACATGCAACAGCCTGGGATGCAGACCATTTGTCACGCAGTCATTTTCTCAACACGCTATTTGTTCAAAACGGTCTTTTGCAACTGGGCTCGCTGGGCAGTGGCAACCATTTTATTGAAATCGGCTGCGATGAAGAGGACACCGTGTGGCTTATTGTCCATTCCGGCTCACGCAACCTTGGCCATTCCGTTGCCGGACATTACATGGCGTTGGCGTCTGGCGGCAAAAAAGCACGCCAGGGACACGATGGTCTGGCCGTAGAATCAGCGGACGGTCGCGACTACCTTATGGACCTGGACTTTTGCTTGGCGTTTGCCCTGGAAAACCGCCATGAGATCATACGGCGGGTTGTCCGCCAGGTTCAACATTACTGCCCCGGAGAAGCCAACTGGGGCCGGTTGATCAATCGCAATCACAATCATGCTGAGAAAAAGGAGGAGCTGTGGATTCACCGCAAAGGAGCAACACATGCTGAAGCGGGCATGATGGGCGTGATTCCCGGCAACATGCGTGACGGGTCGTTTATTGTTGAAGGCAAAGGCAACCCGGAGGCGTTGTGGTCCAGTTCACATGGTGCAGGACGCATCTTGAGCCGCAAAGCGGCCAAGGATCAGCTCAATCTCAACGAATTCAGTCGCAGTATGAACGGCATTGTCGCCCGCGTCACACAGAGAACGCTGGATGAGGCACCTGAGGCCTATAAAGATATTTTTGCCGTGATGGACCAACAGAAGGACCTCGTCACCGTCCACTGTCACGTGACGCCGATCATTAACATCAAGGGCTGA
- a CDS encoding outer membrane protein transport protein translates to MNAGTTIRILILIIVAVCGLSPVAWATNGMNMIGYGAVSSAMGGADLALVDNVTAMNINPAGLSGCCGGEISIGDSMMQPRNHHQDQHGNDLLAEEQTFHLPLLAWAHPIQNTPFIFGLGFFAQGGMGLRYEEFRLPYADRVDMAQEHDELSSDISYMKITPALAWHSEDRRLKLGICLQGGYATAEMNMFPHTSLAVDENGDGTADFSFFGMKLKDSRALTTGLRLGFQYQWGDLTLGGAYLTESKLTYKDGQARINYSAIGQGDVDYDAELSGFNWPQQVGLGFSYLIGGRLKLAMDVDWINWSKAVRNIRLKLDQQENDQVPTSLTYSYPMEWHDQWVVAIGMEYRYTNNLSVRLGYNHGNNPVPAKNLFPFFPAITSDHVTTGAGFSWHKWQIDFALEWALKKKAYGDNGLFCHHGYSAEVSQFTSHLMLTRHY, encoded by the coding sequence ATGAATGCTGGAACAACCATACGTATTTTGATACTGATCATTGTGGCGGTCTGCGGGCTCTCGCCGGTAGCCTGGGCAACGAACGGTATGAATATGATCGGCTACGGTGCGGTCTCCAGCGCCATGGGGGGAGCCGACCTGGCTCTAGTCGACAATGTCACGGCCATGAACATCAATCCTGCTGGTCTCAGTGGCTGCTGTGGCGGAGAAATCAGCATCGGCGACAGTATGATGCAGCCGCGTAATCATCATCAGGACCAGCATGGCAACGACCTTCTTGCAGAAGAACAGACGTTTCACCTGCCACTCTTAGCCTGGGCACATCCGATTCAAAACACGCCATTTATTTTTGGTCTTGGTTTTTTCGCTCAAGGCGGTATGGGGCTGCGTTATGAGGAATTCCGGCTGCCGTATGCGGACCGGGTGGACATGGCGCAAGAGCACGATGAGCTTTCCAGCGATATCAGCTACATGAAAATCACTCCGGCCCTGGCATGGCATAGTGAAGACCGCCGTCTCAAACTGGGCATCTGCCTGCAGGGTGGTTACGCAACGGCGGAAATGAACATGTTCCCCCATACCAGCTTGGCCGTTGATGAAAACGGAGACGGCACGGCTGATTTCTCCTTTTTCGGCATGAAGTTGAAAGACAGCCGCGCCCTGACCACCGGATTGCGTCTGGGCTTTCAATATCAATGGGGCGACCTGACGCTTGGCGGCGCCTACCTGACGGAATCAAAACTTACCTACAAAGATGGCCAGGCCAGGATCAATTATTCCGCTATCGGGCAGGGCGATGTTGATTACGATGCCGAACTGTCTGGATTCAATTGGCCACAACAGGTTGGACTCGGTTTCAGCTACCTGATTGGTGGCAGACTGAAACTGGCGATGGATGTTGACTGGATCAACTGGTCAAAAGCGGTTCGCAATATCCGCCTGAAACTCGACCAGCAGGAAAATGACCAGGTGCCAACCTCACTGACCTACAGCTACCCCATGGAATGGCATGATCAATGGGTGGTGGCCATCGGGATGGAATACCGCTACACCAACAACCTGAGTGTGCGCCTGGGTTATAACCATGGCAACAATCCCGTTCCGGCAAAAAACCTGTTTCCGTTTTTTCCTGCGATCACCTCGGATCACGTGACAACCGGTGCCGGATTCAGCTGGCACAAATGGCAGATCGATTTTGCCCTGGAATGGGCCTTGAAGAAAAAGGCGTATGGCGACAACGGCCTGTTTTGTCACCATGGCTATAGCGCCGAAGTGTCCCAGTTCACCAGCCACCTGATGCTCACCCGCCATTACTGA